The Pseudobacteriovorax antillogorgiicola genome segment AGCCTCGTTTGCCGGGCAAATGGACTCCTTCCTTTTTCAGAAAAGTCTCAGTGCTATCAAGCAATCCTATTTGAAAACCATGGCCAGCATGTTCTCTGATCATGCTATTGCCTATAGAAAGCAACATCAGCGGCCGATCCATACAATCAAGGGCGCAGCAATCGTGCAGACAATGATCGACAGTGAACGCTCTGGAGTCATGTTCACAGCCCACCCCATTACAGGCTCACGGCGCACATTGTTGATCACGTCTGTTTTTGGACAGGGTGAGGGTTTGGTTTCAGGGATTTGCAATGCGGATGAGTTCAGTATCGATCAAGACGGAACTGAACGAGAACGTAAGATTGCAAATAAAGACATCATGCTAGTCGCAGCGCCGGATATGGGCACCCAAGAGCAAGCTGTTCATACGGAGCTACAGGACTTACCGAGCCTTTCTCGTGAGCAGATCCAAGAGCTTAGGGAGCTAGGGCTGAGCATTTCTGGCTTGAAACGATCGCCACAAGATATTGAGTTCGCCATTGCTGATAGCAAGGTTTTCATTCTGCAAACACGCCCCATCACACACCTGCCACCGCCGCAAAAGCCTCTTGGTCACGAGATTGTTTGGGATAATTCGAACATTCAAGAGAGTTACTGCGGAGTGACAACCCCACTCACATTCAGCCATGCAAACCGTGCTTATAAATCAGTCTACACCCAAACCCTGAGAATATTGGGAACTCCTGAATCCGTGATTCAAGAGAAAGACAAAGGCTTATCGAATATGCTGGGCCTAATTCATGGCCGTGTCTACTACAATATCAACCATTGGTACGAGGGGCTCAGCCTACTGCCTTCTTTCAAAACCAATAAGGCTGACATGGAGAAGATGATGGGGCTTCAAGACCCCGTCGACTTTGTTGAGGATGCCGAGTTGAGCTTGTGGGAGAAGATCAAGAAGCTGCCGCAAATGATCTTACTCCTTATGTCCTTCCTACGAAATTTTGCCCGAATCGACCACCTTGTAGCAGATTTTCTAAGCCATTTTCACGAGCAGTACAAATCAATCGATCGGCCAAACCTTCACCGTTTGGAAGTTTCCGAGCTATTTAAGCTGGTTCAGCAGCTAACGAAAAACCTCTTAGAGCAATGGCATACGCCCATCATCAACGATTTTTTCGTTATGATGACCAATGGCAAGGTTCATCGCCACTTGAAGAAGGCCGGCTTTGATAATCCAGATTTAATCCAAAATAACCTCATGTCTGGCGAACCAGATGTGGAATCCACTGAACCTACCAAATTTCTTATCCGCCTTGCGGAAAAAATCAGGCAAGGCTCAGCGCGAGACTTATTTGAGACTTGGGACGACCCAGACCTATGGGAGGTATTTCGGAGCCGAGAGCCGGAGCTATTCAAAGAATGTGAGATCTATATCGAGCTATACGGCGATCGTTGCATGGGTGAGCTAAAACTAGAATCAATCAGTTTGCGCCAAGACCCTAGCTTCATGTTCGCTATTCTCCGTAACTTTATCGCAAAACCAGAGCTTAGCCTGGAGGCGATCGAAGCCAAAGAGTTGAAAATGCGCCAAGAGGCAGAACAAGAAGCCTTCCACCGGATTCGCCATAAACGAGGATCACGGGCGCTGCGAAAATTCAAGAAGGATCTTCAGAACCTTCGCAAAGCAGTTAAATATCGTGAAAATATGCGTTTCTCTCGAACGCGCTCTTTCGGTCTGTTCCGCGATCTGTACAACGAAATTGGTCAACAATTGGCATTTTATGGACTTCTGGAAGATGGCCGGGATGTTTTTTATCTGACCGTTGATGAGCTTGATGCCTATCACGAGGGTCGGAGCGTGCATACGGAGCTGAAATCTCTCGTGGCCGCACGAAAACCTGAATGGCAGCAATATGAAGCAAAGGACCTGCCTCACCATTTCAAAACATGGGGTCCAGTCTATCATCACAATGACTATCGTTATGAATCAGAGCACAGCGCAGCTCAAGAACAATCCGGGGATTGCTTAAAAGGTATTGGCTGCTATCCAGGCATTGTCCAAAACAAGGTGCGGAAGATTTTTTCACCACAAGACGAACTAAATCTCGATGGTCAAATCCTATGCACTGTTCGCACAGATCCTGGCTGGACTCCCCTTTTCCCATCAGCTTCTGGAATTCTTGTAGAACGAGGCTCGACTTTATCACACAGTGCAGTCATTGCCCGCGAACTCGGAATTCCTGCTATCGTTGGCATCCCTCAACTAACTGAGAAGCTAGCTGACGGTCAAGAGATTAAGATGGATGGGGCTCAAGGCCTGATTCATATGGAGGTCGAGCCTTGAGTCAGAATTTTCGCTTTGTCGACATGATATGGAGTCACGTCCAAGAGCAACCAGAGAGGCTCGCTCTTTCCATCCCACAGTCTTGGGATGACAAGCAAGTGACAGCCAGCAACAATCTCAGCTACGGCGAGCTAGGCTCAAGAGTAGCTGAGCTGATTCAGGGGCTAAAGCGCGAGGGTATTGGCCCTGGTGATCGGGTGATTTTACTCTTTCCAGTAACTGTGGATATGATATGCCTGATGATCGCCTTATTTGCTAGAGGTGCAGTACCGACCTTCGTCGATCCAGGGATGGGATTGCGCCGAGCCTTTCAAGCTATAAAAGGCAGCAAGGCCAAGGCCATTGTCACCTTGCCTGGTATCGTTCGGTGGCGGCGATTCATTCCAGCACTAAGATCCATCAAGGCTTATCCTTGGCGGAAAAACTCTCAGCAAGCACTCGAAGCTCTCTTGCTGCCTGGTGCCACTGACTGGGAAATCGATCGAACCCGAGAGGATGGGGACGAAGGCATCATCACCTTCACATCAGGTACCAGTGGCAGGCCCAAAGCTGCAAACCGAACTAGGGCTATCCTTCAAGGCCAGCATGAAGCTCTCAATAGCGTCTGGACACCCGCACCGGATGAAGTCGCCATGACTTGCTTTCCCATATCAAGTCTCTTTTATATTTGCCACGGGGTCACCTGCATTTTCCCAGCGTTGGATCTTGCCAAGCCAGGTCGAGCGAAGGGCAAGGTCATCGTCCAACAGATGCTCGATGACCAAGTGACGAGCCTCTTCGGAGCCCCTGCATTTCTAGAATCGGTTTTTGACGAGATGACACCGACCCATGAAATAAAGAAACTGCGAACAGTTGTGACAGGGGGAGCACCAACCCCAACAAGACTAGCTCAAAAAATCATCTCGACTTTACCTGAAAGTCAAAATCTGATTCTTTACGGCTCCACCGAAGCTGAACCGATCGCTTATACATCAATGGAATCTGTGATCCAAGAGAAATTAGCAGGCTACTTGGTTGGAACTATCGTAGACGCTGCAACTGTAAGACTAATCCCTAAGGCCACCAGCCACCAGCCCTCCGAGGCTGAGCTTCGACAGATCCAAGCTGCTCCCGGTGAAGTGGGCGAGCTTTGGGTTCGTGGCCCACATGTAGTGGAAGAGTACTTAAATCATCCTGAAGCCAACCGCCTGACCAAAATCAGAAGCCAGGAAGGCTACCTATGGCATCGCACCGGCGACCTCGCCTACCGAGATCTACGGGGGCGACTATGTCTCGTGGGACGGGCGAAAGATGAGTTGCGAAATAGCGACGGAAACCTGATCTTTCCGTTTCCTATAGAAGAAGAGATCGACCAAATCCCGGGAGTCCAAAGGTCTGCCTTGCTTGAAGTGCAAGGTGTAATCACCCTAGTTTTCGAACCAAAAGCTACTGACGAGGCCTTGAAACCCAAGATACTTTCCATTTTAGAGCGACGAAATATTAATGCTAAGATAGTGGTCTTAGACCAAATTCCAGTCGATCGACGCCACAATAGCAAGATCGATCGAAACCAAGTGCGTCGTCTGATAAAATAATTCATAAAGAGAGTGACATG includes the following:
- a CDS encoding AMP-binding protein → MSQNFRFVDMIWSHVQEQPERLALSIPQSWDDKQVTASNNLSYGELGSRVAELIQGLKREGIGPGDRVILLFPVTVDMICLMIALFARGAVPTFVDPGMGLRRAFQAIKGSKAKAIVTLPGIVRWRRFIPALRSIKAYPWRKNSQQALEALLLPGATDWEIDRTREDGDEGIITFTSGTSGRPKAANRTRAILQGQHEALNSVWTPAPDEVAMTCFPISSLFYICHGVTCIFPALDLAKPGRAKGKVIVQQMLDDQVTSLFGAPAFLESVFDEMTPTHEIKKLRTVVTGGAPTPTRLAQKIISTLPESQNLILYGSTEAEPIAYTSMESVIQEKLAGYLVGTIVDAATVRLIPKATSHQPSEAELRQIQAAPGEVGELWVRGPHVVEEYLNHPEANRLTKIRSQEGYLWHRTGDLAYRDLRGRLCLVGRAKDELRNSDGNLIFPFPIEEEIDQIPGVQRSALLEVQGVITLVFEPKATDEALKPKILSILERRNINAKIVVLDQIPVDRRHNSKIDRNQVRRLIK
- a CDS encoding phosphoenolpyruvate synthase, which codes for MTTEQIFSPHDPQASQIDLAGGKGFHLSWLVRNGFRVPPFIILGSSLFDELLRSNHCQNQFDEMLEKINESQSDSAMLSDIRRLIEGLQWSVDSEHLLLAKLSLIGFEDGAPYAVRSSISDEDSAEASFAGQMDSFLFQKSLSAIKQSYLKTMASMFSDHAIAYRKQHQRPIHTIKGAAIVQTMIDSERSGVMFTAHPITGSRRTLLITSVFGQGEGLVSGICNADEFSIDQDGTERERKIANKDIMLVAAPDMGTQEQAVHTELQDLPSLSREQIQELRELGLSISGLKRSPQDIEFAIADSKVFILQTRPITHLPPPQKPLGHEIVWDNSNIQESYCGVTTPLTFSHANRAYKSVYTQTLRILGTPESVIQEKDKGLSNMLGLIHGRVYYNINHWYEGLSLLPSFKTNKADMEKMMGLQDPVDFVEDAELSLWEKIKKLPQMILLLMSFLRNFARIDHLVADFLSHFHEQYKSIDRPNLHRLEVSELFKLVQQLTKNLLEQWHTPIINDFFVMMTNGKVHRHLKKAGFDNPDLIQNNLMSGEPDVESTEPTKFLIRLAEKIRQGSARDLFETWDDPDLWEVFRSREPELFKECEIYIELYGDRCMGELKLESISLRQDPSFMFAILRNFIAKPELSLEAIEAKELKMRQEAEQEAFHRIRHKRGSRALRKFKKDLQNLRKAVKYRENMRFSRTRSFGLFRDLYNEIGQQLAFYGLLEDGRDVFYLTVDELDAYHEGRSVHTELKSLVAARKPEWQQYEAKDLPHHFKTWGPVYHHNDYRYESEHSAAQEQSGDCLKGIGCYPGIVQNKVRKIFSPQDELNLDGQILCTVRTDPGWTPLFPSASGILVERGSTLSHSAVIARELGIPAIVGIPQLTEKLADGQEIKMDGAQGLIHMEVEP